In the genome of Anabrus simplex isolate iqAnaSimp1 chromosome 6, ASM4041472v1, whole genome shotgun sequence, one region contains:
- the LOC137501262 gene encoding histone H2B: MPPKTSGKAAKKAGKAQKNISKGDKKKKRKRKESYAIYIYKVLKQVHPDTGISSKAMSIMNSFVNDIFERIAAEASRLAHYNKRSTITSREIQTAVRLLLPGELAKHAVSEGTKAVTKYTSSK, from the coding sequence atgcctcctaagactagcggaaaggccgccaagaaagccggcaaggcccagaagaacatctccaagggagataagaagaagaagcgcaagaggaaggagagctacgccatctacatctacaaagtacttaaacaggtacaccctgatactggcatctccagcaaggcgatgagcatcatgaacagcttcgtcaacgacatcttcgaacgTATCGCCGCTgaagcttcccgtctggcccactacaacaagcgctccaccatcactagtcgggagatccagactgccgtccgtctcttgctgcccggagagctggccaagcacgccgtcagcgagggcaccaaagcagtcaccaaatacaccagctccaagtaa